The genomic segment ACGTGATGCGCCTTCGCTGATATCGGCAATCACGCCATCACGGATCAAAACCGAGCCTTGGATGATCTCGTCTTCTAGGACGATGCGGGCGTTGGAGAATACCTGTTCGGTCATGCTGTCGCTTCTTTCGTATCATCTGCGTTCGGCGCGGCAAGTGGCAACCACGTGTGAGCGATGAAGGGCTCGCCACGCGCCTTTTCAATGAATAGACCAAGCCCGGAAATGGTGAGTGGACGATCTGTAAACTCGGAAAAAGTCATCGTCAGAACCGTCGACATATGGTCGCGCTCGACCTCATCCACCGGCCCGGTCAGCGTCATATGGAAACGAAAATCATCCATGACATGCGGATAGCCCCAGAGAGAGAGGTTCTGCCGCTGGCTTTCCGTGAGGTTTTGCGGCCTGCGGCGCGCGATGTCGCTGTCGGACAATGGCGCACGGAAAGGATCGAAGTAATCCACGACGTCAGCTGCAAAATCCTGAAGCGGCTGGTAGGGCGCTTGCGGCACCAGCGCGAAGAACGGCCCCAGAGAACCAACCACCAGTGTAGGAATGTCTAGGGTATGCCGTGTCGCGGCAAAAGCGTGAAGGGCGGCCAGAAGATCGGCTTCGCGGCGCTTTTCGGAAAGCTCGAAGGGTGCTTTCAGCGTGGCGTGGAAACCGTACCGACGTGGCTCGGCGGTGATATCCGCATAGGCCTCGTGTTCATTATGGGTCACACCGGAAAACGCGTTGCGCCCCAGCCATCGAGATGCCTTTTCGGTGAGGGCATCATGTTCGGCGGGTGTAAAATAGATGGCGTAGCGCACGTTGGTCGCACTTTCGGTATCAAGGATCAGGATAGTATCTGGAATGACTCGCCCTGGCGAAGCAAGGCCGCAAGAGCGAATTAGAGCCTCTACGTGACGGAATGATGATAGAGCCGAAAAACTCCGCGTGGCGGATGCGTTTTAGGGTGAGGTGGCCAGCTTGCTGGATGGTCTCCGAAATCGAGATGAAACTTCTTCAAACATTGTGCGTTAGTCTTGCAAGTATTCACGGATGCAAGGAGCACAGGCTCATGGAAATCGGAATTCTCGTCGCACTGTTCTTTACAGTATTTGCCGCATCAAGCGTAGGTTGCGCCTATTGGTTCGGCGAACATCGTAATTTTTAAAGTCAGTCACAGCGCAATATTTTTTATTGTGCTTAATCGTTCCGACTATATTGCCTATAAAATAACGAAAGCGCCGCAAGCTTTAAATTGCAGCGCTTTTTTGTTTCTGCGCAATATCAATGCGCGGCGGACATATCGCCCAGCACTTCCTTTGAAGCAACGGTGGAATCCTCATTCAGCTTGTAGACCATGGGAACACCCGTCGCGAGGTTGAGCTTGAGGATTTCTTCCTTGCTCAACTTATCCAGCACCATGACCAGCGAGCGCAGCGAATTGCCGTGGGCGGCAACCAGAACCTTTTCGCCACGCAGCACGCGCGGCAGGATTTCCGTCAGGTAATAGGGCCAGACGCGGGCACCGGTGTCGCGCAGGCTTTCGCCGCCTGGAGGTGGAATATCGTAGGAACGGCGCCAGATATGAACCTGGTCTTCGCCCCATTTTTCACGCGCATCATCCTTGTTCAGACCGGACAGATCGCCGTAGTCGCGTTCGTTCAGCGCCTCGTCCCTAATGGTCTGGAGGTCAGGCTGGCCGACATTGTCGAGCACCATCTGGCAGGTTCTCTGGGCGCGGATGAGCGACGAGGTGTAGGCGATATCGAACTTGATGCCGTAATCGGCAAGTGCCTTGCCGCCTGCATTGGCCTCCTCAACGCCAAGCTCCGTTAGATCGGGGTCGCGCCAGCCGGTGAAGAGGTTCTTGAGGTTCCAGTCACTTTGACCGTGACGAACGAGGACGAGGGTTCCGCTCATATCGATTGCTCTCCGAGTTGATTATTGGTCTTTCGCCAGACCGAGAACGTCCAGCATGGAATATAGGCCGGGCTTTTGCCCATGCGCCCAGACGGCAGCAGCGATGGCGCCGCGCCCGAAAATCGTGCGGTCTGCCGCGTGGTGGGTGAGCGTGACCTGCTCTCCCTCTGCGGCAAAAATAACCGAGTGGTCGCCGACGACCGACCCGCCGCGCAATGTCGCAAAGCCGATCGTCCCGCTTTCACGAGGGCCTGTGTGGCCATCACGCACGCGCACGGAATTGGATGCGAGGTCGATATCCCTGCCTTTCGCAGCCGCCTGGCCCAAAAGCAGGGCAGTGCCAGAGGGGGCATCGACCTTGTGCTTGTGGTGCATTTCGAGAATTTCGATATCCCAGCCATTGGCGTCCAGCGCTTTTGCCGCCTGCCGCGTGAGAACGCTGAGCAGGTTGACGCCGAGGCTCATATTGCCGGATTTGACGACGCGGGCGTGGCGGGCCGCCGCTTCGAACTTCTCCTCATCCGCCACCGAGCATCCCGTGGTGCCGATCACATGGACGATGCGGGCCTGCGCGGCAAGACCCGCGAAAGCAACGCTGCCAGCGGGCGAGGTGAAATCGATGACCCCCTCGGCATGAACGAAAGCCTCGAGCGCATCGCTTGTTATTGCAACGTCGATAGGACCAAGACCGGAAATCTCACCGGCATCACGACCGATAAAGGGTGAGCCTTCGCGCTCGACGGCGGCATGAAGCTGGACACCCGGCGTTTCGTGGATCAGACGGATCAGGGTTTGACCCATCCGTCCAGCCGCGCCGACCACCACCAGTTTCATGCCATTGCCGCTCATACTGCCCTACCTGTAGGTTTCGTTCAAAGACCGCGAACGCCCGTCGCCTGAAGATTGTTTAGGCGAGCGTAAAGACCATCTTCCTGCCGCGCAAGCGTCTCGTGAACGCCTTCTTCCACCACCAGTCCTTCGTTCATCACCACGATCTTGTCAGCCTTGACCACGGTCGACAGACGGTGCGCAATCACAATGACCGTGCGACCCGTCATTGCGGTATCGAGTGCTTTTTGCACCACGGCCTCCGACTCCGTATCCAGCGCTGATGTCGCTTCGTCCAGTAGCAGGATCGGTGCATTGCGGACCAGAGCGCGGGCGATGGACAGGCGCTGGCGTTGACCGCCGGAGAGCGTCATGCCGTTTTCGCCGACCGCCGTTTCGTACCCTTGTGGCTGGGCAAGGATAAAGTCATGCGCAAAGGCCAGCCGTGCTGCCTCTTCGATCTCCGCATCTGTTGCCTCGGGCCTGCCATAGCGGATGTTATCGCGGATCGTTCCTTCGAAGAGATAGGGCTGCTGCGAGACATAAGCGAGGTTCTGGCGGACGGACATGGTCGTGACATCGGCGATATCTTGGCCATCGATCAGAATCGTACCGGCGCTTGGATCGTAAAAGCGCGGAATGAGATTGATGATCGTTGATTTTCCGGCACCGGATGGACCCACGAGAGCGGTCGTCTTACCGCCCTCTGCAATGAAACTCACGCCACGCAGGATCGGGCCGCCGTCTTTGTACGAGAAGACCACGTCACGCAATTCCACCGTCGCATTCGAAATCTTCAACGGTTGCGCATCGGGCTTCTGGCGTTGCACCGGCTCCATATCGAGAATGTCGTAGATCATCTGTGCGTTGACGACAGCGCGTTCCAGCGAAATCTGAACGCGTGCAAGACGGCGTGCAGGATCATAGGCAAGAAGAAGCGCCGTTACGAAGGCAAAGAAAGCGCCCGGAGGGACATTGTCATAGATCGCACGATATGCGGCATAGGCAAGAACACCTGACACCGCGAGACCAGCAAGGGTTTCGGTCAAGGGCGCGCTTTTTTCGGTCAGCCGTGCGATGCGGTTGGCACGCGATTCGGCGGAATCGATCACCGCATCGACACGGGTTTCCAGCTGCTTTTCCATCGTGAAGGCTTTGACGATGGCAATGCCCTGTAGCGTTTCCTGCATGGCACCCAAAACGCGGCTGTTGAGGATAACGGCATCGCGCGTTGCGCTACGAAGTCGCTTGGAGATGTAGCGTAGTCCCAGCACGAGCGGCGGGGCGATGAAGACAATGACGATGGAAAGGATGGGATCTTTTATGATCATCACGCAGACCAGCGCGATGAAGGTGAGCAGATCGCGCGCAACCGTCGTCACTGTCAGATTCATGACATCGCGAATGCCGCCGATATTTTGACTGACCTGGGCTGCCAAGTGCGCGGAACGAGACTCGCTCAGATATCCAACCGACAATGTCATCAGGTGGGAATAGAGCCGCTTCTGATAGCGCGCGACAATATTGTTGCCGATCTTTGAGAGGGCTACGGACTGGCCGTAAGTCGCTATTCCGCGGATGAAAAATGCGGCAAAGATGGATGCGCAGATGATCCAGACAAGATCGGCCCGTCGGTTGACGAAGGCCTCATTGATGATGGAATCCATGATCCACGCTGTGAACGCGGTTGTACCAGCGACGGCCAGTAGGCAGAAAATCGCAAAGGCATAGCCGCGCATATGATCACGGGCATTTTCGGCAAAAATGCGTTTCAGGACTGACGTGATGGTATCGGTATCCATAGGATGCCGTTTTTTGGCGGTCTTCAAGCGTTCATCCACCTTGTGCGGTTGCGGCGGACATGCCGCCCATTCAAGCGGCGTCTATATCCACTCGGGCCGGATTTGACCAGTCCTGACTTTACCCTGGGTGCTGCCAGCGCCGCCCATCCAGCGTCAGGCCGAAATCCGAAGGTGTACGGGCATAGGTCGAAAGACCCGCCAGCGCCGCCTGGGGGTGGGTGACCACATGAGTGGGGATGGCGCGCATGAGGACCTTGTGCGGCGCCTTGTCTTCGAACGCGGCGCGGAACTCCGGCAGTCGCAAGGCGGGAATGATTTTCTGCGATATGCCACCCGCCAGATAAACGCCGCCACGCGCCATGAAGATCAACGCCATGTCGCCCGCGATGCGGCCGAGATAGGTGCTGAACAACGACAGGGTTTCCTTGGCTTCCCGGTTTTCGGCGCTCAGGCCCTTGGCCGTTACGTCTGCGGGATCGGAAAAGACGGGCGTTATGCCGTCGGCCTTACAAATGGCGCGGTAGAGATTGACGAGCCCGCGTCCACAAAGGATTTGCTCGCCTGCGATACGCCCTTCAATGGCGTCGAGATGCGGAAACACCTGATAGTCGCGTGCGCTGCGCGGGCCGATATCGACATGGCCGCCTTCACCGGGAACCGGAAACCACATGTTGCGGGCGTAAACCAGGCCTGCGACGCCAAGCCCGGTACCGGGTCCAAGCACGACACGCGACGCCGTCATATCCGGATTATGGGGGCCGATGGTTTCTCTGTTGTCGCCATCAAGCGACGCAATGGCCAGAGCCTGCGCTTCGAAGTCGTTGATGACGATCACGTCCTTGAGGCCGAGATTGACGAGCATTTCCTTCGGCTTGACGACCCAGTGGCAGTTCGTCAGCGGTATCTCGTCGGTCTCGATCGGACCGGCGACAGCAAGGATCGTGGACACCGGCAGCAAGGCGGTGTGGTTCAGAACCGCATTCTGGATCGCATCATCGATCGATGCGTAATCGGCGGTCTTGACGCTGGTCAGCTGGGTGGGTTCGGCGTTCGCATCCGGCAGAATGCAGAAGCGCGCATTGGTGCCGCCGATATCTCCGATGAGAATCGGAAAGGAAAGTGTGTCGTTCTGCTTGGTCATCGCTGCTCCTGGATGGCCCTGAAATCAATGTGTCGAATGAAAATCGGTCAGCTGTTCGGCCGTGGCGCGGTTCAAGGCCATGGGGATGTCATAGACGGTCGCAAGGCGTGTCAAAGCCTTGACATCGACGTCGTGGGGTAGGGAAGACAAGGGATCGATGAAGAAGATCAGCATGTCCACATCGCCCGTCGCGATCATCGCGCCGATCTGCTGATCACCGCCCAGCGGGCCGCTTTTCAGGCGCACGACGTTCAGACCCGGGCAGGCATCCTGCACCCGCCCGCCGGTGGTGCCGGTGGCAACGATCCTGAATTGCGAGAGAGCGGCCTGATGCCGACGGGCGAAATCCGCCATGTCGTCTTTTTTCTGGTCATGCGCGATCAATGCGATACAGCGTTGCCCTGTCATATGGTATCTGCGCCCCAGCCTTGTTCAGATCGCATTTTCTAAATCGATTTGAAGCCTTCTAGCGCAATTTCACACCGTTTGGAAAGCCGGGCTACCTTAATTCGACGAAGGGCGGGACGATGGTCGCGGCACATCCGCAGGCGGCATGGGCACGCTTGATCTGGACGATTGCGGCACGATGTCCTGTGCTTGGGACGACGGCGCAGACGGCGCGTAGGAATTTTGAGCCGCGACACTTGCCCTGCCTGCCGAGGGAGCCGCTGCGATCGCCGCACAGGCTTTCGGCAAATCGGACACCATCATTGGACGCGGCGGCTTTGGTGGCTTGGCATTCGGGTCTTTCTTCGGTGTCGCCCAAGGCTCCTTGGTAAACCACCATGCCAGCGACTTGTCGCAGCCATCGCCCGCGCCCACGGGTGCCTGCGGCTTGCAGTTCGTTGCGCCGGGCGGGCATTCCAGACGCACATGGAAGTGCTCGTCGTGCCCGTAGATCGGCCTGATCTTGCCCATATAGGTACGGTCGCCGGTCCATGTCTGGCAGAGCTTCTGCTTGATGGCCGGATTGACGAAGATGCGCTCCACCTGCGGATAGCTCGCTGCCATCATCACCAGCTTGGCATTGAGCGGCGACCATTTGCGATCATCCACCGTCAGGAACTTGCTTTTGTCGAGCATGGAGATGAACGGCGTGCTTTCGCGCTGTTCTGCGCTCATGATGCGATCCGGCATGGGACGCCACCAGATGTCGGCATCGAGACCGATCTGGTGCGAGGCATGACCCGTCAGCATCGGGCCGCCACGCGGCTGCGAGATATCACCAATCAGAAGGCCGGGCCAGCCGATCTTTTGGGCATCCTGCGCAAAGCGCTCGATGAAGGAAATCATCTGTGGCTGGCCCCAGCGACGATTGCGAGAAAGGCGCATTGCCTGAAAACCCTGGCCTTCGGTGGGAAGCGCCACGGCACCCGACTGGCAACCCTTGGCATAGGAACCGTAAGAAGCGGAGGGACCAGCGGAGGGAAGGGCGATATTGCCGAAAACCTGTTTTGCCGGACCATCCTGCGCAAAGGCTGAAACGCTATCCATGGCCAGCATGGACATCATCGAAAGTGCCAGGAATGATGCCTTGCCCACGCCTCTTGCCATTTTTTCCATATCGTCCGCCGCCTGCGATGCTTGAAATGATTCTGTCGGAAATATTACGCTGGAACCGGAATTTGGTGAAAGCATGTTTGGCCGATTTTCGCGGCGTAAACGGCTTGTGACCCAAATCCCCTATATTTTGCCAATGTTTGTCTTATGGTGCACGGCAATGAAAACGAAAAGGACTGTCGCTTTATGGCATTGGCAAAGTTGAAATCCGGTGTGTTCGCTCTGGCTGCTCTATCATGTGTTATGACGCCGATAGCGGCACGGGCTCAAGACAGCGAAAACTGGCGCAGCGGGATTTCGACAATTGGCGAACTGAAGCACCCTAATGGGTTTGAACGATTTGATTACGTAAACCCGAATGCGCCCAAGGGTGGAACGCTACGCCTATCGACCGCTGGCACCTTCGATACGGTCAATCCGCTTCTGGCAAAAGGCGAACTTGCGACGGGGCTTGGCGCTGTTTTCGATACGTTGATGAAATCCTCAGAAGAGGAACTATCCTCATCGTATGGCCTTCTGGCCGAGGCGGTCAGCTTTCCAGACGATATTTCCAAGGCCAGTTTCCGGCTGCGAAAAGAAGCGAAGTGGTCCGATGGTCAGCCGGTGACGCCCGAAGATGTCGTTTTCAGTTTCGAAAAGGCGAAGGATTTAAGCCCGCAACTGGCAACTTATTACACCCATGTCACTAAGGCCGAAAAGACCGGTGAACGTGAAGTCACTTTCACCTTCGATGAAAAGAATAATAAGGAACTTCCTCAGATCGTCGGCCAGATCATGGTCGTTCCGAAACACTGGTGGGAAGCCAATGGTGCCGACGGAAAGCTGCGCGACATTTCCCGTGGCACGCTGGAGCCCGTCATGGGGTCTGGCCCATATAAGATCGCGTTCATCGCACCGGGTTCGACCATTACCTATGAGCGGCGCGACGATTATTGGGGTAAGGACGTCAACATTAATGTTGGGATGAACAACTTCAAGACGATCACTTACACCTTCTATACAGACCGCGATGTCGAGTTTCAGGCGTTCAAGGCCGGGAATACGGATTTCTGGCAGGAGAATTCCGCAGGGCGCTGGGCAACGGGTTATGATTTTCCGGCCGTGAAAGACGGTCGTATCAAGAAAGAAGAGTTGCCCAACATCTATCGTTCCGTTGGCATAATGCAGGCACTCGTGCCGAATGGACGACGCGACAAATTCAACGACCCAAAAGTCCGGCTGGCCTTGAACTACGCCTTCGACTTCGAAGAAATGAACCGCACGCTGTTCTATAACCAGTATCAACGCATCGGCAGTTTCTTCATGGGTAGCGACTTAGCATCGTCTGGCCTTCCTCAAGGAAAAGAGCTGGAAATTCTGAACGAAGTCAAAGATCAGATTCCCGCCGACATTTTTACAAAGGAATATACGAACCCGGTAGGCGGCGATCCCTCAAAACAGCGCGACAATCTTCGTGAAGCCGTAAAGCTCATGAAGGAAGCCGGTTATGAGCTTCGTGGCAACCGAATGGTCAACGCGTCCACGGGCCAGCCTTTTGAGTTCGAAATCCTCGTTGATTCCGCAGCGATGGAGCGCGTAGTGGTCACTTACGCGCAAAATCTAAGAAAGATCGGAATCAACGCCACAGTCAGAGTGGTGGATACGTCGCAATACACAAATCGTACCCGGTCTTTTGATTTTGACATGATCGTCAATCTCTGGGCTCAGAGCGCGAACCCAGGAAATGAGCAGGCAGATTATTGGGGCTCGAAGGCGGTCGATCGCCAAGGTTCCAAAAACTATGCGGGCATCAGCAACCCAGCTGTCGATGCAATCGTTCGCAAGATTATCTTTGCCGCAAACCGCGATGACCAAGTCGCAGCCGTCAAGGCGCTGGACCGCGTGCTTCTTGCTGGAAACTACGTGATCCCGCAATTTTATCGCGGTGAAATGACGCTGGCCTACTGGAATACGCTGGTACAACCCCAGACACTGCCCCGATACGGGATCGGTTTCCCCGATGCTTGGTGGTCTGCAAACGCCGCAAAATAACGTGGGCCTTGCTTTATAAGGCAAGCCTTGATTCACATGAGCGATTACGAATCACGACGCCTGCGGTCCTTACCGCAGGCCCGAAAGGAAACGGTTTGACGAAGCCGATGACAACCGAGCCTCTTGCCATGCTGGGACGCGCCTGATGGGAGCCTATATTCTGCGGCGTCTGGCCCTGATGATACCAACCATCATCGGCATCATGGGCATTTCCTTTCTCGTCATTCAGTTTGCACCCGGTGGTCCGGTCGAGCAGGTCGTCGCTCAGCTTTCCGGCTCAGGTGACAGCGCGTCTGACCGCCTGTCTGGTGGTGGTGACCTCATGGGTGGAGGGATGGATGAAAGCGGCTCGAAATATCGCGGCGCGCAGGGTCTCGATCCGGACCTGATTGCCAAGCTGGAAAAGCAGTTCGGTTTCGACAAGCCGCCGCTCACCCGCTTTCTTGAGATGATGTGGAATTACATCCGCTTCGATTTCGGCGACAGTTTCTTCCGCAATTCCTCCGTCATCGACCTCATCATCGACAAGCTACCGGTGTCGATCTCGCTCGGCTTCTGGATATTGATCATCTCCTATGCCATTTCGATCCCGCTCGGCATCAAGAAGGCCGTTTCGGATGGCTCGAAATTCGATGTCTGGACATCGGGAATCGTCATCGTCGGCTATGCGGTGCCGAGCTTCCTGTTCGGCATTTTGCTGATCGTGGTGTTTGCGGGCGGTTCGTTCTTCGACTGGTTCCCCTTGCGAGGGCTGACATCGGATAACTTTGCCGAACTGACATGGTGGCAGAAGATCATCGACTATTTCTGGCACCTGGCGCTGCCGCTCACCGCGCTCGTCCTTTCGGCTTTCGCCACCACAACGCTGCTGACAAAGAATTCCTTCATCGATGAAATCAAGAAGCAATATGTGGTCACGGCCCGCGCCAAGGGTCTGTCGGAACGAAAGGTTCTCTACGGCCACGTCTTCCGCAACGCTATGTTGATCGTCATTGCCGGTTTCCCGGGCGCCTTCATCTCGGCTTTCTTCACCGGGTCGCTGTTGATCGAAAACATCTTCTCGTTGGATGGCCTTGGACGGCTCGGTTATCTCTCGGTCGTCAACCGCGACTATCCGATCGTGTTCGGCACCCTGTTCATCTTCTCGCTGATGGGTCTCGTCGTCAGCCTCATCTCCGACATGATCTACACCTGGATCGATCCGCGCATCGACTTCGAGCGGAGGGACGTGTGATGACCATGACAACGAGTCTCGTAACCGATGCTCCGCCTCAAAAGCGTCCGTTCTTCTCGCCGACAAGCGTGCGGCGCTGGCAGAATTTCAAGGCCAACCGCCGTGGTTACTGGTCCTTCTGGCTGTTCCTCGTGATCTTCGGTCTCAGCCTGTTTGCCGAGTTTCTGGCCAATGACAAGCCGATCATCGCCTCCTACAAGGGCGAGATTCTGGTGCCTGTGATGGTGGATTACCCGGAAGAGAAATTCGGCGGCTTTCTGGCCCAGACGGATTACAAATCCTCCTTCATTCAGGATGAAATCAACGCCAATGGCTGGATGATCTGGCCACCGATCCGCTATTCCTATCAAACGGTCAATTCCAACATTCCGCATTCGGCACCCACAGCACCCTTCTGGCTGATGGATGAGCAGGAGCGTTGTTCCGGTTATCCGCAAGGCGCGGCTGATCCAGGCTGCACGCTCGGTAATCTCAATTGGCTGGGCACGGACAATCAGGCGCGCGACGTGGCTGCCCGTGTCATCTATGGCTTCCGTATCTCCGTGCTGTTCGGTCTGGCGCTTACCATTGCTTCTGCCATCGTCGGTGTCAGCGCCGGTGCGGTGCAGGGCTATTTCGGCGGTTGGACGGACCTTCTGATGCAGCGTTTCATCGAAATATGGTCGTCCATGCCGGTGCTCTATATCCTGCTCATCATCGCCGCTATCCTGCCGCCCGGCTTCTTCGTGCTGCTGGGTATCATGCTGTTGTTTTCCTGGGTGGGCTTTGTCGGCATCGTGCGTGCCGAGTTTCTGCGCGCCCGCAACTTTGAATATGTTAACGCCGCCCGCGCGCTGGGCGTCGGCAACGGCACCATCATGTACCGCCACCTGCTGCCCAATGCCATGGTCGCGACACTGACCTTCCTGCCGTTTATCCTCTCAGGCTCGATCACGACACTCACCTCGCTCGACTTCCTTGGCTTCGGCATGCCGCCCGGCTCGCCATCGCTGGGCGAACTGATCGCGCAGGGCAAGAACAACCTTCAGGCCCCCTGGTTGGGGCTCACGGCCTTCTTCACCATGTCCATCATGCTGTCGCTGCTGATTTTCGTCGGTGAAGCGGTGCGAGATGCCTTCGATCCGAGAAAGACATTCCGATGAGTGCCGTAAAGGATACGATGACCGCTCCGCTTCTTTCCGTCCGTGACCTGTCCGTTGCCTTTCATCAGGGCGGCAAGGAGAGCGTGGCCGTCGATCATGTGTCGTTCGATATCATGCCCGGCGAGATCGTCGCGCTGGTGGGGGAGTCGGGCTCGGGCAAATCGGTAACGGCGAATTCCATTCTGAAGCTTTTGCCATACCCTGCCGCCAGCCATCCCTCCGGGCAGATTCTGTTCGAAGACAAGGATCTGCTGAACGCCTCGATCCGCGAGCTTCGTGCGGTTCGCGGCAACGACATCACCATGATCTTTCAGGAGCCAATGACCTCGCTCAATCCGCTGCACAGCATCGAGCGGCAGATTGGCGAAATCCTCGAGCTTCATCAGGCCATCACCGGCATCGAGGCGCGCAAACGGACGCTGGAACTGCTGTTGCAGGTCGGTATTCGTGAGCCGGAAAAGCGGCTGAAGGCCTATCCGCACGAGCTCTCCGGCGGCCAGCGTCAACGCGTGATGATTGCCATGGCGCTCGCCAACCGGCCGAAGTTGCTGATTGCGGATGAGCCGACGACGGCCCTCGACGTGACGGTGCAGGCGCAAATTCTCGAATTGCTGGGCGATTTGAAGAACCAGCATGACATGTCCATGCTGTTCATCACCCATGATCTCGGCATCGTGCGCAAATTTGCTGATCGCGTGTGCGTGATGACCAAGGGTAAGATCGTGGAGACCGGCACGGTCGAGCAGGTCTTCACCGATCCGCAGCACGCCTATACCCGTCACCTTCTGGCCGCCGAACCGAAGGGCGAACCGCCGCTGTCCGATAGCAGCAAGCCCGTGGTCATGCAGGGAGATGACATCAAGGTCTGGTTCCCGATCAAGGCCGGACTGATGCGCAAGGTGGTGGATCACGTCAAGGCGGTGGATGGAATCGATATGACCCTGCGCGCCGGTCAGACGGTGGGCGTTGTGGGCGAATCCGGTTCGGGCAAGACGACGCTAGGACTGGCGCTGTCGCGACTGATTTCGTCCAAGGGGCGGATCAGCTTTATCGGCCAGTCCATCGATGGCTATTCCTATGCGATGATGAAGCCGCTCAGAAACCGGCTTCAGGTGGTGTTTCAGGACCCCTATGGTTCGCTGAGCCCACGCATGTCGGTGGGTGAAATCATCGCCGAAGGTCTGCGGGTGCATGAAAAATCGCTGTCTGCGGATGAACGGGACCGGCGCGTGGCGCAGGCGCTGGATGAGGTGGGCCTGGATACCGCCACCCGCTGGCGCTTCCCGCACGAATTCTCCGGCGGCCAGAGACAACGCATCGCTATTGCCCGCGCCATGGTGCTCAAACCGCGCTTCGTGATGCTGGACGAACCGACATCGGCGCTGGATATGAGCGTGCAGGCGCAGGTGGTAGACCTGTTGCGCGATTTGCAGGCCCGGCATGATCTGGCCTATCTCTTCATCAGCCACGACCTGAAGGTTGTCAAAGCGCTCGCCAACGACATGATCGTGATGCGCCACGGCAAGGTGGTGGAGAGTGGCCCAGCAAAGTCGATCTTCGAAGCGCCGAAGGAAGACTATACGCGCGCGCTGATGGCGGCGGCTTTCAACATCGAGGCGGTCAAAACGGCAGCGATCAGCGAGTAGGCGTTTTCAAGAACATGCTGGCCTTCTTGGGCCAGCCCACGTACGATGCAACGAGAACGTGGAAAACAATG from the Agrobacterium vaccinii genome contains:
- a CDS encoding ABC transporter permease, which gives rise to MTTSLVTDAPPQKRPFFSPTSVRRWQNFKANRRGYWSFWLFLVIFGLSLFAEFLANDKPIIASYKGEILVPVMVDYPEEKFGGFLAQTDYKSSFIQDEINANGWMIWPPIRYSYQTVNSNIPHSAPTAPFWLMDEQERCSGYPQGAADPGCTLGNLNWLGTDNQARDVAARVIYGFRISVLFGLALTIASAIVGVSAGAVQGYFGGWTDLLMQRFIEIWSSMPVLYILLIIAAILPPGFFVLLGIMLLFSWVGFVGIVRAEFLRARNFEYVNAARALGVGNGTIMYRHLLPNAMVATLTFLPFILSGSITTLTSLDFLGFGMPPGSPSLGELIAQGKNNLQAPWLGLTAFFTMSIMLSLLIFVGEAVRDAFDPRKTFR
- a CDS encoding microcin C ABC transporter permease YejB, yielding MGAYILRRLALMIPTIIGIMGISFLVIQFAPGGPVEQVVAQLSGSGDSASDRLSGGGDLMGGGMDESGSKYRGAQGLDPDLIAKLEKQFGFDKPPLTRFLEMMWNYIRFDFGDSFFRNSSVIDLIIDKLPVSISLGFWILIISYAISIPLGIKKAVSDGSKFDVWTSGIVIVGYAVPSFLFGILLIVVFAGGSFFDWFPLRGLTSDNFAELTWWQKIIDYFWHLALPLTALVLSAFATTTLLTKNSFIDEIKKQYVVTARAKGLSERKVLYGHVFRNAMLIVIAGFPGAFISAFFTGSLLIENIFSLDGLGRLGYLSVVNRDYPIVFGTLFIFSLMGLVVSLISDMIYTWIDPRIDFERRDV
- a CDS encoding ABC transporter ATP-binding protein; its protein translation is MSAVKDTMTAPLLSVRDLSVAFHQGGKESVAVDHVSFDIMPGEIVALVGESGSGKSVTANSILKLLPYPAASHPSGQILFEDKDLLNASIRELRAVRGNDITMIFQEPMTSLNPLHSIERQIGEILELHQAITGIEARKRTLELLLQVGIREPEKRLKAYPHELSGGQRQRVMIAMALANRPKLLIADEPTTALDVTVQAQILELLGDLKNQHDMSMLFITHDLGIVRKFADRVCVMTKGKIVETGTVEQVFTDPQHAYTRHLLAAEPKGEPPLSDSSKPVVMQGDDIKVWFPIKAGLMRKVVDHVKAVDGIDMTLRAGQTVGVVGESGSGKTTLGLALSRLISSKGRISFIGQSIDGYSYAMMKPLRNRLQVVFQDPYGSLSPRMSVGEIIAEGLRVHEKSLSADERDRRVAQALDEVGLDTATRWRFPHEFSGGQRQRIAIARAMVLKPRFVMLDEPTSALDMSVQAQVVDLLRDLQARHDLAYLFISHDLKVVKALANDMIVMRHGKVVESGPAKSIFEAPKEDYTRALMAAAFNIEAVKTAAISE
- a CDS encoding extracellular solute-binding protein translates to MALAKLKSGVFALAALSCVMTPIAARAQDSENWRSGISTIGELKHPNGFERFDYVNPNAPKGGTLRLSTAGTFDTVNPLLAKGELATGLGAVFDTLMKSSEEELSSSYGLLAEAVSFPDDISKASFRLRKEAKWSDGQPVTPEDVVFSFEKAKDLSPQLATYYTHVTKAEKTGEREVTFTFDEKNNKELPQIVGQIMVVPKHWWEANGADGKLRDISRGTLEPVMGSGPYKIAFIAPGSTITYERRDDYWGKDVNINVGMNNFKTITYTFYTDRDVEFQAFKAGNTDFWQENSAGRWATGYDFPAVKDGRIKKEELPNIYRSVGIMQALVPNGRRDKFNDPKVRLALNYAFDFEEMNRTLFYNQYQRIGSFFMGSDLASSGLPQGKELEILNEVKDQIPADIFTKEYTNPVGGDPSKQRDNLREAVKLMKEAGYELRGNRMVNASTGQPFEFEILVDSAAMERVVVTYAQNLRKIGINATVRVVDTSQYTNRTRSFDFDMIVNLWAQSANPGNEQADYWGSKAVDRQGSKNYAGISNPAVDAIVRKIIFAANRDDQVAAVKALDRVLLAGNYVIPQFYRGEMTLAYWNTLVQPQTLPRYGIGFPDAWWSANAAK